One stretch of Pyxidicoccus xibeiensis DNA includes these proteins:
- the mxcL gene encoding myxochelin B biosynthesis transaminase MxcL — MDTPVRKHPSLPRPIQGELRLDRSNQLLEEARRLVPGVTQSMMKKPEHFAPGAFPVFLVKGQGTLVEDADGQEYIDFISGLGANMLGHNHPAVVDTIRKHLEEGILHSLPTPVEVSSVQALIDVIPGAEMARFFKTGADATSAAVRLARHVTGKEKIITVGYNGWHDHFMYDTPGVPAALASLTTRMPLFTPPDEPALLAAIEKNASQLAAVLLSVPYNRPVTPEFMKQVRETCTAHGVLLVMDEVVTGFRLALGGGQEFFGVRADIVCLSKSIAAGMPLSAIAGPARHMSRLSELQVSTTFGGELLSLAVCEAVIAHYRKSDYIQHIAKLGRRLREGINAHAEQLGSTLRVSGYDAIPFFLFAKDPAEHAKKMLPFQAGMARRGVLLRRDVNFLCAVHTEEQIEHTIEMAAEVMRSLQAVSSAA, encoded by the coding sequence ATGGATACCCCCGTACGGAAGCACCCCTCCCTTCCCCGCCCCATCCAGGGCGAGCTCCGGCTCGACCGCTCCAACCAACTCCTGGAGGAGGCCAGGCGGCTGGTCCCCGGCGTCACCCAGTCGATGATGAAGAAGCCGGAGCACTTCGCGCCCGGCGCGTTCCCCGTCTTCCTCGTCAAGGGCCAGGGCACGCTGGTGGAGGACGCCGATGGTCAGGAGTACATCGACTTCATCAGCGGCCTGGGCGCCAACATGCTGGGCCACAACCACCCGGCCGTGGTGGACACCATCCGCAAGCACCTGGAGGAAGGCATCCTCCACTCGCTGCCCACGCCCGTGGAGGTCAGCTCGGTGCAGGCGCTGATCGACGTCATCCCCGGCGCGGAGATGGCGCGGTTCTTCAAGACGGGCGCGGATGCCACGTCCGCGGCGGTGCGCCTGGCGCGCCACGTCACCGGCAAGGAGAAGATCATCACCGTCGGCTACAACGGCTGGCACGACCACTTCATGTACGACACGCCGGGAGTGCCCGCGGCGCTGGCGTCGCTGACGACGCGCATGCCCCTGTTCACCCCGCCGGATGAGCCGGCGCTGCTGGCCGCCATCGAGAAGAACGCGAGCCAGCTGGCCGCCGTGCTCCTGTCCGTGCCCTACAACCGGCCGGTGACGCCGGAGTTCATGAAGCAGGTGCGAGAGACCTGCACCGCCCACGGCGTCCTGCTGGTGATGGACGAGGTGGTGACGGGCTTCCGCCTGGCGCTCGGCGGTGGCCAGGAGTTCTTCGGCGTGCGGGCGGACATCGTGTGTCTGTCCAAGAGCATCGCCGCGGGCATGCCGCTGTCCGCCATCGCCGGCCCGGCCCGGCACATGAGCCGGCTGAGCGAGCTGCAGGTGTCCACCACCTTCGGCGGCGAGCTGCTGTCGCTGGCGGTGTGTGAGGCGGTCATCGCGCACTACCGGAAGAGCGACTACATCCAGCACATCGCCAAGCTGGGCCGCAGGCTGCGCGAGGGCATCAACGCCCACGCCGAGCAGCTGGGCTCCACCCTGCGCGTGTCCGGGTACGACGCGATTCCCTTCTTCCTCTTCGCGAAGGACCCGGCGGAGCACGCGAAGAAGATGCTGCCGTTCCAGGCCGGCATGGCCCGGCGCGGCGTGCTGCTGCGCCGCGACGTCAACTTCCTCTGCGCGGTGCACACCGAGGAGCAGATCGAGCACACCATCGAGATGGCCGCCGAGGTGATGCGCTCGCTCCAGGCGGTCAGCAGCGCCGCCTGA
- the mxcK gene encoding myxochelin export MFS transporter MxcK, translated as MTSSSPPRQERLRVLLLACVQFTHLMDFMIIMPLGPEFIRLFSLSTAQFGALVSAYTLASAAMGVLGVFWVDRFDRKRTLLVIYAGFIAATLACGAAQSHLWLLAARTLAGACAGLMSAVIMAIVADVVPPERRGRAIGTVLSTLGLSAVAGVPLGLGLASVLGWRMPFWVICGLAAIAWLGLARLLPALDQHLTAAPGKRQENPLAALVSPQLVLGWALTFSVVFSSFLLIPYLSAYMVGNVGLTQTDLPWVYLAGGAATLFTARKMGQLADRHGAARVLAWLLIGTVGPHLVFTHLPPSPLPVVMGVFVVFMALTSTRAIPAIALISAKVPPALRGRFMAVNMAASDAASGLSAWVSGLMLATAPGGALIGFGAAGWLAVAVTTLSLSILWAFTRSAVRAPQGTEPRQSLT; from the coding sequence GTGACGTCCTCATCCCCTCCGCGTCAGGAACGCCTGCGTGTGCTGCTGCTGGCCTGCGTGCAGTTCACGCACCTGATGGACTTCATGATCATCATGCCGCTGGGGCCGGAGTTCATCCGGCTGTTCAGCCTGTCCACGGCCCAGTTCGGCGCCCTGGTCTCCGCGTACACGCTGGCCTCGGCGGCCATGGGCGTGCTGGGCGTCTTCTGGGTGGATCGGTTCGACCGCAAGCGCACGCTGCTCGTCATCTACGCGGGGTTCATCGCCGCCACGCTGGCCTGCGGCGCGGCGCAGAGCCACCTCTGGCTGCTGGCGGCGAGGACGCTGGCGGGAGCGTGCGCGGGGCTGATGTCGGCCGTCATCATGGCCATCGTCGCGGACGTGGTGCCGCCGGAGCGCCGGGGCCGGGCCATCGGCACGGTGCTGTCCACCCTGGGCCTGTCCGCGGTCGCGGGCGTACCGCTGGGCCTGGGGCTCGCGAGCGTACTGGGCTGGCGCATGCCCTTCTGGGTCATCTGCGGCCTCGCCGCCATCGCGTGGCTCGGCCTCGCACGCCTCCTGCCCGCGCTCGACCAGCACCTCACCGCCGCGCCCGGGAAGCGTCAGGAGAATCCGCTGGCGGCGCTGGTGTCACCGCAGCTCGTGCTGGGCTGGGCGCTGACGTTCAGCGTGGTGTTCTCCAGCTTCCTGCTGATTCCATACCTGAGCGCGTACATGGTCGGAAACGTCGGCCTCACGCAGACGGACCTGCCCTGGGTGTACCTGGCGGGTGGTGCCGCCACGCTGTTCACGGCGCGCAAGATGGGCCAGCTGGCGGACCGCCACGGCGCGGCCCGGGTGCTCGCGTGGCTGCTCATCGGCACGGTGGGACCCCATCTCGTCTTCACGCACCTGCCGCCGTCACCGCTGCCGGTGGTGATGGGCGTGTTCGTCGTCTTCATGGCCCTGACGTCCACTCGGGCCATTCCCGCCATCGCGCTCATCTCCGCGAAGGTGCCACCGGCGCTGCGCGGACGCTTCATGGCCGTCAACATGGCCGCGAGCGATGCGGCTTCCGGCCTGTCCGCCTGGGTCAGTGGGCTGATGCTCGCCACGGCGCCGGGCGGAGCGCTCATCGGCTTTGGCGCGGCGGGCTGGCTGGCCGTCGCGGTAACCACCCTCTCCCTCTCCATTCTCTGGGCCTTCACCAGGAGCGCCGTTCGAGCGCCGCAAGGCACCGAACCGAGACAGTCCCTGACGTGA
- the mxcH gene encoding TonB-dependent siderophore myxochelin receptor MxcH, whose product MQQEAGPAAPPALEPPKLLEFFAATYPAEAERARLEATVLLRLTLDARGQVTEAEVLAPAGHGFDEAAREAALRFRFEPAKRNGTPMPSRIAYSYEFRLPTAEASVQTVAPPRHTEASAGVAPAPERTEPAAQAAPEPARTAVPAEGSAAPASTEEAIEVTVEGESEAERRRQSAEAVQVIETENLQREAVDLGQALARTQGINVQRAGGLGSRARFSLAGLTDEQVRFFIDGVPLELAGFGPDFASVPVNLIQRVELYQGVVPIRFGADALGGAVQLVTIDDIQGTRASASYELGSFDTHRLTVSGRHLVESRGLFVRASGFFDSSPNDYLIDVTVDDSQGRPVPATLPRFHDAYRALGGGVEAGFVDRPWARRLLLRAFASDAAKEIQHDTAMKAKYGEVDSGNTSAGATLRYEHTFGASLLVDAVGGYVAREARFADLGRCAYDWYGRCIRELPQQGETESRAIDRSVNQGTGFARLNLAWNLATDHALRFSLAPTLVTRTGEDRQLRARGELDPLSGKRAISTLVGGAEYELDAFDGRLENIAFLKLYGQLLRVDRLLPSNTFVPFNKDTFEPGFGDSLRFRLSRQLSAKASYEWATRLPRADELLGDGILTGENLDLERETSHNVNLELTLDLPETRAGAFRGSVAGFGRLADQLIIRLGEQGYFTYQNVITARALGTTGAAGWTSPEGLLSLDGNVTWLDLRNVSSDGPFGDFEGQRIPNQPHVLGNGSARLQLDDVLSPRDALSLTWHTRYVHSFFRAWEKLGREDTKTVISSQFLHSLALTYVIRSGPTTLSWTLDAQNLTDARAFDFYGVQRPGRTLSAKVVAEL is encoded by the coding sequence GTGCAGCAGGAGGCCGGCCCCGCGGCACCGCCGGCCCTGGAGCCGCCGAAGCTCCTGGAGTTCTTCGCGGCGACCTACCCGGCCGAGGCGGAGCGCGCGCGACTGGAGGCGACGGTGCTGCTGCGCCTCACGCTGGACGCGCGAGGCCAGGTCACGGAGGCAGAGGTGCTGGCGCCCGCGGGGCACGGCTTCGACGAGGCCGCCCGCGAGGCCGCGCTCCGCTTCCGCTTCGAGCCCGCGAAGCGCAACGGGACGCCGATGCCTTCGCGCATCGCGTACAGCTACGAGTTCCGGTTACCCACAGCGGAGGCCTCCGTGCAGACGGTGGCCCCTCCAAGGCACACGGAGGCCTCCGCCGGGGTAGCGCCCGCGCCAGAGCGCACCGAGCCCGCAGCCCAGGCGGCGCCCGAGCCCGCGCGCACCGCAGTCCCCGCCGAGGGGAGCGCCGCACCGGCCAGTACCGAGGAGGCCATCGAGGTCACCGTCGAGGGCGAGTCCGAAGCGGAGCGCCGGCGGCAGTCCGCCGAAGCGGTGCAGGTCATCGAGACCGAGAACCTGCAGCGCGAGGCCGTGGACCTGGGACAGGCGCTGGCGCGCACGCAGGGCATCAACGTCCAGCGCGCCGGAGGGCTCGGCAGCCGGGCCCGCTTCTCCCTGGCCGGACTCACGGACGAGCAGGTCCGCTTCTTCATCGACGGCGTCCCCCTGGAGCTGGCCGGCTTCGGGCCCGACTTCGCCAGCGTCCCGGTCAACCTCATCCAGCGCGTGGAGCTCTACCAGGGCGTCGTCCCCATCCGCTTCGGCGCGGATGCGCTGGGAGGCGCGGTCCAGCTCGTCACCATCGACGACATCCAGGGGACGCGGGCCTCCGCGTCCTACGAGCTCGGCTCCTTCGACACGCACCGGCTCACGGTGAGCGGGCGGCACCTGGTCGAGTCCCGGGGCCTCTTCGTCCGCGCCAGCGGCTTCTTCGACTCCAGCCCGAACGACTACCTCATCGACGTGACGGTGGACGACTCGCAGGGCCGGCCCGTTCCCGCCACCCTGCCCCGCTTCCACGATGCCTACCGTGCGCTCGGCGGCGGCGTCGAGGCCGGCTTCGTGGACCGCCCCTGGGCGCGGCGCCTGCTGCTGCGCGCCTTCGCCAGCGACGCCGCGAAGGAGATCCAGCACGACACCGCGATGAAGGCGAAGTACGGCGAAGTGGACTCCGGCAACACCTCCGCGGGCGCCACCCTCCGCTACGAGCACACCTTCGGCGCGTCGCTGCTCGTCGACGCGGTGGGCGGCTACGTGGCGCGCGAGGCGCGCTTCGCGGACCTGGGCCGCTGCGCCTACGACTGGTACGGCCGCTGCATCCGCGAGCTGCCCCAGCAGGGGGAGACGGAGTCGCGCGCCATCGACAGGTCGGTGAACCAGGGCACGGGCTTCGCGCGCCTCAACCTCGCCTGGAACCTCGCCACCGACCACGCGCTGCGCTTCTCGCTCGCGCCCACGCTGGTGACGCGGACGGGTGAGGACCGCCAGCTCAGGGCCCGGGGAGAGCTGGACCCGCTGTCCGGGAAGCGCGCCATCTCCACCCTCGTCGGTGGCGCCGAGTACGAGCTGGACGCCTTCGACGGGCGCCTGGAGAACATCGCGTTCCTCAAGCTGTACGGCCAGCTGCTGCGCGTGGACCGGCTCCTGCCGAGCAACACCTTCGTGCCCTTCAACAAGGACACCTTCGAGCCCGGCTTCGGCGACAGCCTCCGCTTCCGCCTGTCACGCCAGCTGTCCGCCAAGGCCTCCTACGAGTGGGCCACGCGCCTTCCGCGCGCGGACGAGCTGCTGGGCGACGGCATCCTCACCGGCGAGAACCTGGACCTGGAGCGGGAGACCAGCCACAACGTCAACCTCGAGCTGACGCTGGACCTGCCGGAGACCCGCGCGGGCGCGTTCCGGGGCAGCGTGGCGGGGTTCGGCCGGCTCGCGGACCAGCTCATCATCCGCCTGGGCGAGCAGGGCTACTTCACCTACCAGAACGTCATCACCGCGCGCGCCCTGGGCACCACTGGCGCGGCCGGGTGGACGTCTCCGGAGGGGCTCCTCTCGCTCGACGGCAACGTCACCTGGCTGGACCTCCGCAACGTCTCCAGCGACGGCCCCTTCGGCGACTTCGAGGGCCAGCGCATCCCGAACCAGCCGCACGTGCTGGGCAATGGCAGCGCGCGGCTCCAGCTCGACGACGTCCTCAGCCCGCGCGACGCGCTGTCGCTGACCTGGCACACGCGCTACGTCCACTCGTTCTTCCGCGCGTGGGAGAAGCTGGGCCGCGAGGACACCAAGACGGTCATCTCGTCCCAGTTCCTGCACTCGCTGGCCCTCACCTACGTCATCCGCAGCGGGCCCACCACGCTGAGCTGGACGCTCGACGCGCAGAACCTCACCGACGCACGCGCCTTCGACTTCTACGGCGTGCAGCGCCCCGGAAGGACGCTGTCCGCCAAGGTGGTCGCCGAGCTGTGA
- a CDS encoding TonB family protein — protein MPLPEPASLADIILRAGGPKKSGGAAWAVLATVALHGAAGAFAWRAWKDNARPDVVTAPKRTLQIDHVVELPPPPAPAPAPAPKEPPRAARSETVPSRPRASRPSNRESPPPAPAQAAEVVAAKEAEPLDFTGFDIATGNAPRYAGGVTASKGTSTQAVHGPADVAGEAEGEGTSRARPVQLPARNWSCPWPREADALRVDEQTVVLRVVVDTGGRVTSSELVSDPGHGFGAAALECARNARFDPALDRGGQPYVATSPPIRVRFKRR, from the coding sequence GTGCCACTCCCTGAGCCCGCGAGCCTCGCGGACATCATCCTCCGCGCCGGAGGCCCGAAGAAGTCCGGCGGCGCCGCGTGGGCGGTGCTGGCCACCGTCGCGCTCCATGGCGCCGCGGGGGCGTTTGCCTGGCGGGCCTGGAAGGACAACGCACGCCCCGACGTGGTGACCGCGCCCAAGCGGACCCTCCAGATCGACCACGTGGTGGAGCTGCCTCCGCCGCCCGCGCCAGCGCCAGCGCCAGCGCCGAAGGAGCCGCCGCGCGCGGCCCGGAGCGAGACCGTTCCGAGTCGCCCTCGCGCCTCCCGTCCGTCGAATCGCGAGTCTCCGCCTCCCGCGCCCGCGCAGGCCGCGGAGGTGGTCGCCGCGAAGGAGGCGGAGCCGCTCGACTTCACCGGCTTCGACATCGCCACGGGCAACGCCCCTCGCTATGCCGGTGGCGTGACGGCTTCCAAGGGGACGTCCACCCAGGCCGTGCACGGCCCGGCCGATGTGGCTGGCGAGGCGGAGGGTGAAGGCACGAGCCGCGCACGGCCCGTCCAGCTGCCCGCGCGCAACTGGAGCTGCCCCTGGCCCCGCGAGGCGGACGCGCTCCGCGTGGACGAGCAGACGGTGGTGCTGCGCGTCGTCGTGGACACCGGCGGCCGGGTGACCTCCAGCGAGCTGGTGTCCGACCCGGGCCACGGCTTTGGCGCCGCCGCGCTCGAGTGTGCTCGCAATGCACGCTTCGACCCCGCCCTGGACCGCGGTGGCCAGCCCTACGTGGCCACCTCACCGCCCATCCGCGTCCGCTTCAAGCGGCGCTGA
- a CDS encoding MotA/TolQ/ExbB proton channel family protein, which translates to MPIVDVIKNLFVQWGANWVLWLLFALSLVSIGIIVERWVVFRGKQDTLRELSAVLDRTLASGDFPQALAALEKQTSVGAMVARAGIRLAPRGMTAAEKGMQSALAIERSTLEHRLAFLGTLGNNAPFLGLFGTVIGVLLAFEELSQGAGMGGRTSQVASNAVMGSIAEALVATAIGIGVALPAVAAYNYFQRRIAQILSDTEALTNLVLAYLSVRERGDASPSDTARGHGPAVGGL; encoded by the coding sequence ATGCCCATCGTGGATGTCATCAAGAACCTCTTCGTGCAGTGGGGGGCCAACTGGGTCCTCTGGCTGCTGTTCGCCCTGTCCCTGGTCAGCATCGGCATCATCGTCGAGCGCTGGGTCGTGTTCCGCGGCAAGCAGGACACCCTGCGTGAGCTGTCCGCCGTGCTGGACCGGACGCTCGCGAGCGGTGACTTTCCCCAGGCGCTCGCGGCGCTGGAGAAGCAAACGTCCGTGGGCGCCATGGTGGCGCGCGCGGGCATCCGGCTGGCGCCCCGGGGCATGACGGCGGCCGAGAAGGGCATGCAGAGCGCGCTCGCCATCGAGCGCTCGACGCTGGAGCACCGCCTCGCGTTCCTCGGCACGCTCGGCAACAACGCGCCGTTCCTCGGGCTGTTCGGCACGGTCATCGGCGTGCTCCTGGCCTTCGAGGAGCTGAGCCAGGGCGCGGGCATGGGGGGCCGCACGAGCCAGGTCGCGTCGAACGCGGTGATGGGCAGCATCGCGGAGGCCCTGGTGGCGACGGCCATCGGCATCGGCGTCGCCCTGCCCGCCGTGGCCGCGTACAACTACTTCCAGCGGCGCATCGCGCAGATCCTCTCGGACACCGAGGCGCTGACGAACCTGGTGCTGGCGTACCTGTCCGTGCGTGAGCGCGGAGACGCCTCGCCTTCCGACACAGCCCGGGGCCATGGGCCGGCCGTGGGAGGGCTCTAG
- a CDS encoding class II 3-deoxy-7-phosphoheptulonate synthase, translating to MTRDWTPRSWREKPVRCMPDDYPDPHTLARVEGELSRLPPLVFAAETRRLTAGLAQVAEGKAFLLQGGDCAESFKEFTSDNIRDTFRLLLQMAVVLTFAGGRPVVKVGRIAGQFAKPRSSAMETVGGITLPSYRGDIINGMDFDARERTPDPRRLLMAYHQSSATLNLLRSYAQGGYADLCNLHRWTLDFVASSPQGDLYRGLADKIFQSLCFMHALHGAPAPQPGPGPVDFFTSHEALLLNYEEALTRAEPHTGGWLDTSGHMLWIGERTRQLDGGHVEFMRGIENPIGLKCGPTMEPDELLRLVDVLNPKGIPGRLTLIGRFGADKVSESLPRLMAATRKDGRPVIWSIDPMHGNTHKASNGYKTRSFDRILSEVRAFLQIASAEGVYPGGLHLEMTGQHVTECLGGSFPVSEDELSSRYHTHCDPRLNADQALQLAFMVAESLQLPHTPRARAA from the coding sequence ATGACCCGAGATTGGACCCCTCGTTCCTGGCGGGAAAAACCCGTCAGGTGCATGCCGGATGACTATCCGGACCCGCATACGCTCGCCCGCGTCGAGGGCGAGCTGTCGCGCCTGCCTCCGCTGGTGTTCGCGGCGGAGACACGGCGTCTCACCGCCGGGCTCGCGCAGGTCGCCGAGGGCAAGGCGTTCCTGCTGCAGGGCGGCGACTGCGCGGAGAGCTTCAAGGAGTTCACCTCCGACAACATCCGCGACACCTTCCGCCTCCTCCTCCAGATGGCGGTGGTGCTGACGTTCGCCGGAGGCCGGCCGGTGGTGAAGGTGGGCCGCATCGCCGGCCAGTTCGCCAAGCCGCGCTCCAGCGCCATGGAGACGGTGGGCGGCATCACGCTGCCCAGCTACCGCGGCGACATCATCAACGGCATGGACTTCGATGCCCGCGAGCGCACGCCCGACCCGCGGCGCCTGCTCATGGCCTACCACCAGTCCTCCGCCACCCTGAACCTGCTGCGCTCCTACGCCCAGGGCGGCTACGCGGACCTCTGCAACCTCCACCGGTGGACGCTCGACTTCGTCGCGAGCAGCCCCCAGGGAGACCTCTACCGCGGGCTGGCGGACAAGATCTTCCAGTCGCTGTGCTTCATGCATGCCCTCCACGGCGCCCCCGCGCCGCAGCCCGGCCCCGGCCCGGTGGACTTCTTCACCAGCCACGAGGCCCTGCTCCTCAACTACGAGGAGGCGCTCACCCGCGCCGAGCCCCACACCGGAGGCTGGCTCGACACCTCCGGGCACATGCTCTGGATTGGCGAGCGCACCCGGCAGCTCGACGGCGGCCATGTGGAGTTCATGCGCGGCATCGAGAACCCCATCGGCCTCAAGTGCGGCCCCACCATGGAGCCGGACGAGCTGCTGCGGCTGGTGGATGTCCTGAACCCGAAGGGCATTCCCGGGAGGCTGACGCTCATCGGCAGGTTCGGCGCGGACAAGGTCTCCGAGAGCCTGCCCCGGCTGATGGCCGCCACCCGGAAGGATGGCCGTCCCGTCATCTGGTCCATCGACCCGATGCACGGCAACACCCACAAGGCGAGCAACGGCTACAAGACGCGCTCCTTCGACCGCATCCTCTCGGAGGTGCGCGCCTTCCTGCAGATTGCCTCCGCCGAGGGCGTCTACCCCGGAGGCCTGCACCTGGAGATGACGGGACAGCACGTCACCGAGTGCCTGGGCGGCTCGTTCCCCGTGTCGGAAGACGAGCTGTCCAGCCGCTACCACACGCACTGCGACCCGCGCCTCAACGCGGACCAGGCCCTCCAGCTCGCGTTCATGGTGGCCGAGTCACTCCAGCTCCCACACACGCCACGCGCTCGCGCCGCCTGA
- a CDS encoding ExbD/TolR family protein — MAGGTQPRGGLIEGINVTPLVDIMLVLLIIFMVTARLVDSPAVPLDLPQASQSEDVQTVFAVSITADGRLFVDGVPMDDAVLKDRARQARAKDPELRAVIQADGAVPHRRVIAVLDQLKESGLTRVAFGTVHPEPAAPAPGEAPAEDGRATP; from the coding sequence ATGGCCGGAGGAACCCAGCCCCGAGGCGGGCTCATCGAGGGCATCAACGTCACGCCGCTCGTCGACATCATGCTGGTGCTGCTCATCATCTTCATGGTCACCGCCAGGCTGGTGGACAGCCCCGCCGTGCCGCTCGACCTGCCCCAGGCGTCGCAGAGCGAGGACGTGCAGACCGTCTTTGCTGTCTCCATCACCGCGGACGGCCGGCTCTTCGTGGACGGAGTGCCCATGGACGACGCGGTGCTGAAGGACCGGGCCCGCCAGGCGCGGGCGAAGGACCCCGAGCTGCGCGCCGTCATCCAGGCGGACGGCGCGGTGCCCCACCGCCGGGTCATCGCGGTGCTGGACCAGCTGAAGGAGTCCGGCCTCACGCGGGTGGCCTTCGGCACGGTGCATCCGGAGCCGGCCGCCCCGGCGCCTGGCGAAGCACCCGCGGAGGACGGGCGTGCCACTCCCTGA